TCATCTAAGCTTCATATCTTAGGTTTAGTCTCATATTTttatctctttgtttttttcaaaaatgtcCACCTATTCTTCACTACTTTAACTCCAGCGTCAGTGCCAACCTGGCCTTAAAATCACTCgcgcttcatttttttttaatcttgcaGTTATCTTTCTTGggttttttgttttctcttttcgACTCTTAGTGACAGTATCACTTCTAATACTGGAGTTTGATGCAAAGAATAAAGAAGAGTACATCAGAGTGAGATGTATAGCCGTATATTGGATATTGCTAAATGTTGTtcaatttgtaatttttcacttttagttgaatttttAGGTACAAAATGTTGAGAATATTGTGGTCAGTTTGACTTTGATTTTGCTCTTACCTTAGGCGGCAAGTACACATTACAAGTAGATAACAAAGCAAACAAGAGTGTCAAGGGATCTCAATTAGGCTTATGCCCCGGATCACTGTATAAtttggttatttactttgtctTTACATGCATGTTGTAAAGTGTATCTCATTATATTTTTCTGACATAATTATTTGTATTATTTACCTAGTTATTGTGTTTGTGACAATCTTGTTAACTTTGTATGAACTCCCCATTTGTGTGAAATTTGTTTTGTGCTAGTATTGTTCCTTCTCTTTAGTGGGCAACTGGCAATATGATCTGATTCAAGCTTTTTTCCACATCCTGCAAAATTTTTAATACAAGGTTCCAGTTAGAGTTGCTGGTGGACTGCTGTTTGAGCTCTTAGGACAGTCAGTGGGCGATCCACTTGCTGAAGAAGATGATATCCCTGTTGTTATGCGATTGTGGCAAGCGCAAAACTTCTTGTTGACTTCATTGCATGTAAAAGGGTCTTCATCAAGCATCAATGTGTTAGGTATCGCTGAAGTGCAGGTCAGTCCAGGTTCTGGAAAATAGCATTGTTATttgcttctttattttcttctaGTTACTGGTGGGTGTTTTTGCCTTGTTAAATTCAGTCTTAGATATGTTTTGTATCTAGTATCTGAAAACGTAGTCTGATCAGGAATTGCTTGCTGCTGGAGGTTGTAATGTGCCACGAACAATTCATGAGGTCATAGCACTCCTAGCTTGTCGCCTTGCTCGCTGGGATGACAGGTGAAATATCTTGTTATGTACATAAGCATTTTTCGTTCTGGACTTAAACCTGAACTTGACTTGAACCTGATAAGTTCATGAGTAGCCATTCTTTGAAATCAGTTTGCACGATCAGGATTATTGTGTACTAATACTCGATGCAGTGTCTTCATGTTTGAACTTGATAATTAGTGATTTAATGTATGAACTGTAGACTGTTTAAGAATTTCTTCACCTTCTGACATCTTTTCTCACTTTTGATCAGGTTATTTCGGAAATACATATTTGGAGCAGCTGATGAAGTTGAATTGAAGTTCATGAATAGGTTCTTTCTTGTGTGCTACAATATAGTGAAGGATTTCAAATTTAATGATACAAAGAATTTCATTACAAGGGAATGTGATGGTTTGGCTCTTGAATAGGAGAACTCATGAGGATATGCACCTGTTCAGCATAATTTTGAATCAAGAGATCAGAAGACTCTCAACCCAGGTACCTTACCGTTCAAATAGTTTTGCTGCTCAGGGGAGGAGTGGTAGAAGTTAGAAGAGGCTATATTATATTCTTTAGCTCTGCTTGTGTCTCAAATTTCAAAAAGTACTTTTCTTGATGTTTCTTGTACAGGTTATAAGAGTGAAATGGTCCTTACATGCAAGAGAGGAGATTGTCTTTGAGCTTCTCCAGCATTTGAGGGGTAACACTGTAAGGAGTCTGCTTCAAGGTATAAGAAAGAGTACTAGGGACATGATTCAGGAGCAAGAAGCAGTTCGCGGCCGATTGTTTACGATACAAGATGTCATGCAGAGCACAGTAAGAGCATGGTTACAGGTGCCTTATGCTTCATTAAAAACCAATTATTTAGATTTTTCTCATGAAAAAGAGGACTGATGTTATGAGGGTAGATGAAATGAGATGCTTACATAGTTTGTCATTCATACTACCTCTGTTTGCCTAAAAGTATTCTCTCAAATTAATGGTTCCTCATTACCATTTGCGAGCTGAGATGCAAGAACTTAAACCAAGTTTTTTAGATGTCAGAGATATTATAAGTATACATATCTGAATTAgaatttcaattttgatttgGTGTATGAGTTGAGTTTAACTAGTTCAAAAGTGTCCCTACCGGAAAGGAGAATTGAACTATTTATCTGCTACTACATTTCTGTTTATATATCCCTGTGTCCAACTGTCTCAATATTCAATTATTCCCCAAATAAAAGTTCTGTTGTTCAGTATTTTCTGGATTGTCCTATATACTCTGCTATTTGCAACACAAAGAGGTTGTTATCAATTCCTGTCATTAATTATATGTAGGTCTATTCCTTATGTATGAAGGGGATATTTTGTTCTCATTCAGATTTCTCTTCCCTTGATGATATCattcctttcttcctttccttttcttccccCTTGTCCTGAGAATCTTTTGAGAAAGGTAGATTGGACCCCTGTTTTGTGAGAAAAACGTTTCCTCTGTGCTATGAGGCGTATCTATAGTGGATGTCTTTCTTAATATTCCGCAAACGTTGTTTCAGGATAAGAGCCTCCGCGTGCAGCATAATCTAGGGGTTTTTGGTGGCTGTGGCCTTATTCTTTCTATTATCACTGGACTCTTTGGAATAAAtgtggatggaattcctggagcagaaaaatcaccatttgCATTTGCCTTATTTTCTGGTGCCCTCGTCCTGCTTGGAGCTGTGCTCATCGCCATTGGCTTGATCTATCTTGGATTGCAAAAACCAGAATTTGAAGAGCAGGTTGAGGTTCGAAGATTAGAGCTCCAAGAGATAGTCCGTATGTTTCAGCAGGATGCAGAGTCCCATGCGCAGGTCAGAAAATCTACTTCACCAGAAGAGGTTTCTTCCAATGCTAAAGCTCTATTCTCCGGTGGAAAAAATTATCTTATTATGACCTAAGCCTAGATTAGGCAACCTAAAATAATTTTCATATCCTTAGCTTTGCAGCACAATTTCAGCTACATATATGTAAATCCCTTTGAAATAATTGGAGAAATTAAAGTATCTTTCTTCATGCAGAGCCGCCCATAGGTTTTTGAATTGTCTGGAGTACAGCAGAACATTGTCAAATTTTTAACTGGATGGACACTCATGTCCATCAAATCTATTCTATGTTAGGAATGTGTCCTAGTCTGAGAAATATGTGACTTGAGACTATAGGCAACCAGAAGGCACCTGTTTGCCATACGAAGCACCATAAACGTTAGAACAAGATGCAATTGCAGGTCCTCCTGCTTCTCTGTAAGCTAAGTCTATATCCACAAGCTTCACTTTATGACATGGCACCACTCTACTGCATTGCAAGTATATAGCAACTTTTGAACTAGATGTGCCCGAAATGTTCCTGAATGTTACATCTCTGATCTGAACTTGTGAGATGGATTCACCACCCAAAAAACAACGAAGATTATTAAGAGATGTGACAATTAATTTGTTCTATCCCAAAATGAAGGGGATTATTTGAAAACACAAAtcaaggggggaaaaaaaaaccataCCGTTGGGGAGCAAAAGGGGCAGTAGTCTTGATCAATGATGATAGGGTTGTTAACATTATCCATGATAATGTCCTGAAAATTAATATCTGAAGCCAAACTAGGTgaagaaggtgaccaagttttgATCCTTACACCATTTTGAGTGTTCCTGAAAGTTGTATTGACAACATTAATGTGCATcacatattcttttgcaaaggctCTTCCGAGGCTTCCAATGCTGATTCCATGGCCAGGACCACAGAAGACGTCAGAAATGACAATGTTTTGGCTGCCTGAAACCATGGATATACAATCATCACCGGTTCCAATGTTGACACTTGATATCTTGATGTTGTTTGAGAAACCAATATGGATTCCATCTGTATTGGGACTGTTCCCTGGAGCAGACAGCCTGACATGACTGATGTTTATGTTGTTGCATGCAAAAAGGTTGATATGGGCGTTTTTGCTATTAATCGACCTTAGCTTCTGTATCCTGGAATTTGTAATAAAGTCCAACCTCAAGCTCTGAGAGCACAGCAGGGGCAAGAACAATGATATCAGCCCGAGTTGCAGAAAAAGAATAGGCTGTAATGAGCctcaaaagaagaaaatcttGATTAGTAACTGACTGTTGGTTGGTCTCGTTATTCAGGAAAAAATAAAGTATATTGGATAATCCATCCAAACATCGCAAAGAATTTTATAAAAACAGTGAAAGAAAAGTAGAataaatgattgaatgaatcctTCCTTTCCCCTAGAGGGCAAAGAACTTGAAAAAAAGCAGCTTATAGGAATTAAAACTTACAATAGGAAGGGGCAAACATCCAATATTTTTGCTACAATCATTATGAGGCCAAGCAGCAGCACCTTGACCATCTAAATATCCACCACCCTCCAGAGTCAAATTATCCACATAACGAAATCCAATCCAAGTATTAGTGAAAAATAATGCAGGATTAGTAGGAGCCCTTAGGGTCCCtttaatcacaaatatcatttcaCCATTGCATGGCCCTACAAATGTGACAGAATTCAACATGTAGTTCCCCAATGGAATCAAAACTTTGCTTCTTCCTCTCCATTGGCATGCATCATTCCAAGCTCTCAGAAATGCCTTTGgcaaaagtaaccaaaataaATGAATAGACAGAGTAAAAAATTCTGCATTTCAAACATATCAAATGATGTGACAACTTTTTCGTTTAACAGGAATTTGAAGggataaaaatttttttttccccagaTGGGGAAAGATAAAATGATTGGCCAAATAAACAAGTACTTGAAGATAAATTTCTTTGGACTGCGAGTGTGCTGAATGAATCACTTGGGATTAGTGTTCACCATTCTTGAATCTTGTTTTAAACTAACCTGACTGTCATCTGTACTTCCATCAGCTCTTGCTCCATAATTATCCACATTAAAGATTTTATGTGGTAAGATGGTTGAAGCATCAGCAGTGATAAAAGGGAAGATGAGAAATAAAACAATTTTAAAAGCAGGGATTGAATCCATTTTCTTGTATATTTTGAGTCAAGTGCGTGTGCTCTTTTATTCTTCTTGGGACATACAAACAATAACATGTTGTTATATAGTATAACTTTTTTCTCATTCATACAATGTATACATATAAACACATGCCTTTTGTTGTTCTTGCATTTTTAAGACTTTCCATTTTTAAAACTCATCATTTCATTTAATCAGCCCACAATTCTCTCTCCCATTATCTTGTGAGTAATTGTCGCTTTTTAATTCTCCGTCCATATTTTCTTGCCTAAATAGCACATGTAAATTTAATGGATTGACGTACACAACTTTCCTTTTAaatattttcctcttttcttttgtcgtCCAACTTCAACCTTTCAAATTCCAAGTTAAGACGGCCTTGTGAaggggttaaaaaaaaagattcaaaaCCATAAACAACTCAGCCAGCttatattttgtttaaattattttcatgaaCCCCTTGTAAGATTTAGAGTTTCACTTGAAacccaacaaaaataaataaaaatggagTAGATTTAGTTAACTAGAGCATAAGCTAATGCCCTTCATTTTAGCAATCTATAGAAGTTAGAAAAGTGTGGAAGCCTTTCactacaaaaatatattacgcATTATGATACAAAACGTCtgacaagaaaataaaacatcGGAATTGTTGCCAAAACAGATGACAAAAACATATTATAGTATTTCTATTATCAAATAATTATATCAGATATCTTTGGTTCAAACCAAGTTTTGTGAGTTTCTCACGTCGTAAGATTCTTGAGAGTCTCAGTAAATTCACCTCACCATGCAGTTCCTTTGccagaagggaaaaaaaattacttgattGGTTGCAGAGGGAAAGATGAGTTAATGAGAATTTACTTAGAAAAAGGCATATCTCCCAATTTAATACTGTATACGTTACTATTTCTGAAAAGTTTCACCATTTCTAGATGGTACATTCCTGAATCTACCCATTGTGCTTTCTTCCATGGCCATTGGCTTTACTTCTTTGCCTTCTCTATCAAACCTTGGTTAGAACCTTTAACAAGTTCATCCTTCAAATTTGGTTTGCTTTTACGAATGGGTCAAATTTGTGTTAATCCAAATTTGGCTATTACTCAGGCTTTTAACCAGTTCAAATTGAATTGGAGTAGCATTCAATTACATGTGACGTTTCAAGTTTTGCGAACATCAAATCTAATTCATGTTTTGTTTAATTAGTTCACAAACCTCCCACACCCATTCcccctttccttttatttttgttctaaaTATTTACAGGGTCGAAACTCCCCTCACGTATCAAGAAACCGAAATTTTCATTGTCAAGATTCTCTTAATAAACACGCCAAATTTTCTCATAAAGAAGATGTCAAAAACAAATCTTCCATCGCAATTCTGGCCATCAAAAGATAGGTACTTTTTATACTTATGTAATGATTCCAGAAGAAAAATATGCAGTTCTTATGGACAGATGTGTGTAAAGAGGCAAACATAAGGTCAATGGCTAGTCTACTCGGATGGGTGACAATCGGCAGCTCAAAAAATCCACCGTTATTTCTTGAAGAAACTCCACAACTACCAGGATAATTAGCAAAAATTATGGTCCAATCAATCCCAACACCTGAGTCATAGCCTTGCATTCAAAGCTAAAGCTATCATTCTTTCGCTGCTTTGACTAGTAGTTGCAGCTCAAAACTTTCTTGGCATTGATCATTAGCTGCTATATGATGCTTTACAAAACAGAATATACTTGGAACACAATTCCCAGTTTCAAGGAAATGCAGATTCATTTCAATGGATGAGCCGCTTCTCTCCAAGAATACAGTAGCAGAAGAACCCAAGCAGCCATTACCAGAAAGTAGAGCGTCCCCCAGTTATACTGACATCAGGCCACCATCACAACAATCTAACCACCACCTTGTCAACACCGACTCCTTTATTTTCCCAGCACCAAGAACCAAATCTTCATTGGCAAACCTTTTAGCTAGTCTGAACGAGAAGAAAAAAATCACCAGGAGGTCAAATTCTGCGCCTCCCATTTTAACAGATGTGAAGGAAGGAATCCACGATTCTTTAGACCCAAGACCTGCCATAAAATCAGTACCTTCAATTGTCAAGCAAGCCTCTTGTGGATTAGTTGTGTATATAATAATTGGCATCACAATATACCTGCTGAGATGGAGAAGTTTCAAGGGTAAACAAACCTGGAAGCCAATAGATGCTTTATACTTCAACGTGGTCACACTATGTACCATTGGATATGGTGACATAGTTCCAGACACAACATTTACCAAACTGTACACATGTGCCCttattttagttggttttggatTCATAGACATATTGCTGCATGGACTATTTACCTATGTTCTTGATAGGCAGGAGGAAGTACTGTTAAGCACCGTTGATGAGAGCCGATTAAATGCAGTGTTTAGAGCATACATGATAGATACCGCAAAGGGCAGAATGAGGATACGTATCAAAGTGGGATTGGCTTTGGCAGTTGTAGTTGGTTGTATAGCCATTGGAACAGTCATGGTGCATAAATTAGAAGAACAAAATTGGATTGACAGCTTTTATTTATCTGTAACATCTGTGACTACAGTAGGATATGGGGATTATGCCTTCTCAACGCTTCAGGGAAGGTGCTTTGCCATAATCTGGCTATTGGTGAGCACTCTGGCTGTTGCAAGGGCCTTTCTGTATCTAACTGAGCTCAGGATTGACAGAAGAAATCGCAAGATAGCTAAATGGATTCTTCAAAAGAAGATGACTCCAGGGGATCTAGTTGCTGCAGATCTTGATCACAATGGTTCTATCAGGTATCTTGTGATACTCCCAGTAATTAATTGATCCGTTACTGTATTAAGTCATGCAGATAGGTCCATCTTCTTGATGCCTGTCCTATACTTGTTTGAATTAGAGGATATGGCTCAATACAGTTAGTCGGTAATATAGAAACTTGAATCTGAACAAGCCTAAAAATAGATGACAGGCTTATAGCAAGCTAATAATGGCTATGAGTTTCAACATTTACTAATGCCTCCAAGCATTAAACTAGAACCAGAATTCCTTTTACCTTTCAATTGTGCAAGGAAAAGGTGTTACCACTAGCTTGCAAGCTAACAATTTCAAGAGCAAAGCTTCAGCTAATAGAATGTCAGTTAATATTTCTTATCGTAAAAAGCCAATTTTACTAAGAAaacacaaccaaaaaaaaaaaatctgaaggaCTATACTTCATTAAGATTATTTTCATCAGAGCAGCACTATATTCTAAAGATTTTGCTGAGTGCAGTAAATTTATTCTTACAAGATTTTGTTGAGTGCAGTAAATCTGAATATGTCATCTACAAGCTGAAGGAAATGGGAAAAATAGCAGAGAAAGACATCCAGCAAATATGCAACCAATTTGACATGTTAGACAGCAACCACTGCGGCAAACTTACCATTACCGATATCATGGGAAGTGACAGTGATTGATACCCCTCTAGGCAGGATCTATGCGAGCAGCAGACAGTGGTACCATCCCCATCTTTAACCTTAAAGCTGGGACATAAAATCCAACTGTACGAAGGCAAATGGGCATAAGAGGCGGTAAAACATAAACCTTTGAACATTTTACCCAAGATGTAGATAAGTACCTAGATGATTCCTACTGGAAGCTTTCAAGTCAAATATAGTTCCAAGGTTACTTCAGCTGGAAAATTCTATCTACAAGCTGAAGCATGATTACCTCCACTTGCTAATGGAGGAATTCACATTTGTACACTGATGTTTGTGACTATTCATCCAAAAAGCACATCAAAAGATTCTTGTCCCAAGATGCAATTCATTTCTACCCCTAGCTTCAGAAATTTGCCATGGGATCACTAATTTTTATCTGATGGAAGACTTGTCGATAACATGCTAACCGAAATAAGGACTTCAAGCTAATAGCTATCACCATTCTTGACTGGGATAAttaatgggtataaatgaagACATTAAAcaaatcatgttttaagatgcaTCATACAAACAGAAACAATCTTGCAATCTCAAGGTTATCAGACTTTCCCATTTCACAATCTCTAAATAGTATCAAGTAGAACAGCAAAAAGCAAGTTCTGAATGAACAATTCAATTGCTCAGAAACTATATTTGCTGCACCTAAAGCTTTTTGACCTCTGCAATCATAACTTAAAACTGAAAACAACCCAATCTTTAGGAGGAATAGCACTTCATCAGTCTTGAAAGACCTCAGATTAGAAAAAAGGCCCTTAAAGAGGCCTCTCGGGCAAGCAACGCATGGGAAAGTGCTAAGAAGAAAGAACTGTGATGCTTCATGAATCTGTTTAATCAGCAAATACTTGTAATGTTTGGAAGTGAATTTAAAAATCAGAAATGGAACTAAATGGAGAAAACATATAATGGCAGTAAGACACAGATAAACTTGGATATTTTTTTACATCACTTAGGTTCCATAAGATGTCAAAAACCACATTAACACCAACATTGCattaaatgggaaaaaaaaagtatcaaGAACTTCCATTTTCTCTACGGCATGCTTGTTTTCTTTGTTATCATCAAAACTCTCCCACTGAGATTGCCATTTTAATGAACTATCGTTCAAACAACAAAGACATGCAGTTATCCTTTCAGACATATTGCAGCTGCTGGAGGAGATCCACTTTGTTAGAGTTAAAAACTATCTGATTCCCACTTCAGTTTTCTTGATGCTCCCTATCCTGTGAATTTACCAATCATAAAATGGTCAAAGAATGGAGAGGAAATAATATGGCATAAATTTCAACAACAAGTGACTCTAGTTAATTAACTGATTAAAGGTTGGAAGCGCTACCTCTCTCTAATATGTAGAACATCCTTAAGAATTTCCACCACATGCTGCACCTTCaagttttcttcattttccttgatTTCCAGTATTAGTCGTGAAAATTCTAGTAATGAAAgaatttcaacttcaactttGTGGAGATGACAATCAATACACTCCAAAAAGTCCTCATAGGAGGATATTTCCTTCACACCATGGACTGCAtcatcttctttacaaacatcTCCATCCACTGGTTGCTCCCTATTATTCAGCTCATCGCTGGAATGCAGTTCTGGCAGATTCAAAGCAGCACCCTCCAATTCCTCATTCTGACCAAGCTTTTCATTTTGGTCAAAGTAATTAACATCAGTGGAAGTCTTCAGAACTTCCTCTTTTGGAGATACGAATCTGACAGGGGTCGGAGCAGCATCCCCACCAACCTCAAGATCCAAAGCGACATTCCCAATCAGCTCGGTTTCCTTGACTGATATCACCTAAAACCAAAAGTGCCCACCATGAAGTAAAAGAGACAGAAAAATTTTAGTGGTCACCCTGTCCATGAGACAAAGTACATGGCACTAAAGGCAgcaaaagtgaagaaaattagcCAGTAAAAGTGCCATTTCTAATGCAGCAGCCTGTGGAAAGTAGCCTTTTCAGGCCAAACAATATGCTGATATATAGGAGTGCAATATATATGAACTCAGCACAACCCATTACAAGAAATTACAATCTGTTAATTAAAATACTTCGTTTTAAATCCAactttaaaactaaaaattagtTTCTTTTAGCTTATTTCATATGAAAGTGAAGAATAAACACATAAGGAGGGATGGCTTTCCAAATTAAGATCACAGATCACCAATATGAACACAAAGAAACACTTTAAACATggaaaaaaaacttttatttttgcaGCTGATATAGATGAAGCTTAGGATGATGATCGAGGGAAAGGAGGAAGTCTTCAACATAATCATTTTGGCAAACAGAATTGGGATGATTGTATTCAACCAACCAATAGCTGACTTATgcttcctctttacttcaaaa
The DNA window shown above is from Coffea arabica cultivar ET-39 chromosome 5e, Coffea Arabica ET-39 HiFi, whole genome shotgun sequence and carries:
- the LOC140006671 gene encoding uncharacterized protein — protein: MDGVANDNSAPKNNDMKKQEIQKQHLSRDVMLGGKLWTDGLICAFEFVRSCRKAAGTRRFLQQNSVRATKHPSNFALAKNLMEEIDKSAQQAAPFVESDSDSFDGQNHNQNYHSGHLHPRERFTGNYWIPIGWARISELLQTVQVDVDWASQPNEFTDEEEGVTVADVAAPYWEHPVGPTWWCHVDAGHPFIDAWLSNAQWLHPAISIGLRDESKLISERMKHLLYEVPVRVAGGLLFELLGQSVGDPLAEEDDIPVVMRLWQAQNFLLTSLHVKGSSSSINVLGIAEVQELLAAGGCNVPRTIHEVIALLACRLARWDDRLFRKYIFGAADEVELKFMNRRTHEDMHLFSIILNQEIRRLSTQVIRVKWSLHAREEIVFELLQHLRGNTVRSLLQGIRKSTRDMIQEQEAVRGRLFTIQDVMQSTVRAWLQDKSLRVQHNLGVFGGCGLILSIITGLFGINVDGIPGAEKSPFAFALFSGALVLLGAVLIAIGLIYLGLQKPEFEEQVEVRRLELQEIVRMFQQDAESHAQVRKSTSPEEVSSNAKALFSGGKNYLIMT
- the LOC140007092 gene encoding exopolygalacturonase-like; protein product: MDSIPAFKIVLFLIFPFITADASTILPHKIFNVDNYGARADGSTDDSQAFLRAWNDACQWRGRSKVLIPLGNYMLNSVTFVGPCNGEMIFVIKGTLRAPTNPALFFTNTWIGFRYVDNLTLEGGGYLDGQGAAAWPHNDCSKNIGCLPLPISLRLDFITNSRIQKLRSINSKNAHINLFACNNINISHVRLSAPGNSPNTDGIHIGFSNNIKISSVNIGTGDDCISMVSGSQNIVISDVFCGPGHGISIGSLGRAFAKEYVMHINVVNTTFRNTQNGVRIKTWSPSSPSLASDINFQDIIMDNVNNPIIIDQDYCPFCSPTNKLIVTSLNNLRCFLGGESISQVQIRDVTFRNISGTSSSKVAIYLQCSRVVPCHKVKLVDIDLAYREAGGPAIASCSNVYGASYGKQVPSGCL
- the LOC140006672 gene encoding two-pore potassium channel 3-like — encoded protein: MDEPLLSKNTVAEEPKQPLPESRASPSYTDIRPPSQQSNHHLVNTDSFIFPAPRTKSSLANLLASLNEKKKITRRSNSAPPILTDVKEGIHDSLDPRPAIKSVPSIVKQASCGLVVYIIIGITIYLLRWRSFKGKQTWKPIDALYFNVVTLCTIGYGDIVPDTTFTKLYTCALILVGFGFIDILLHGLFTYVLDRQEEVLLSTVDESRLNAVFRAYMIDTAKGRMRIRIKVGLALAVVVGCIAIGTVMVHKLEEQNWIDSFYLSVTSVTTVGYGDYAFSTLQGRCFAIIWLLVSTLAVARAFLYLTELRIDRRNRKIAKWILQKKMTPGDLVAADLDHNGSISKSEYVIYKLKEMGKIAEKDIQQICNQFDMLDSNHCGKLTITDIMGSDSD
- the LOC113690326 gene encoding uncharacterized protein, which translates into the protein MILNWPSIFVQPKLPMVRTACFASGVNTDQLREQLDNLHKEAETARAKANSARLRFLRLSEAAEKLRQQAALSVQTAKENDARELLLQKRKVMQAMEKSKNRIELLDELAAKLTQVISVKETELIGNVALDLEVGGDAAPTPVRFVSPKEEVLKTSTDVNYFDQNEKLGQNEELEGAALNLPELHSSDELNNREQPVDGDVCKEDDAVHGVKEISSYEDFLECIDCHLHKVEVEILSLLEFSRLILEIKENEENLKVQHVVEILKDVLHIRERIGSIKKTEVGIR